One Vitis vinifera cultivar Pinot Noir 40024 chromosome 8, ASM3070453v1 genomic window carries:
- the LOC100255017 gene encoding uncharacterized protein LOC100255017 isoform X2 → MVVSPGNMDVRVGLLFLFVLLGICWACDGRYLLTSDPSSETTVVSDFSAVQIECQNREEEVEDLDQVLCTLCERFTTEALDYLADNTTQTDIIDLLHNTCSQMWNMKQKCMAMVDYYAPLFFSEVSMIKPGNFCQDVNLCTTTFTSPPLFQGSCEFCRHAVAEVVVKLKDPDRQVLIMELLLKGCDAVVEGYVNKCKNMVSEYAPLVLTNAELYLETTDICNTLHACHVPTISTHQD, encoded by the exons ATGGTTGTCTCTCCAGGTAACATGGACGTGAGAGTTGGgctcttatttctttttgtattgCTGGGCATTTGCTGGGCCTGTGATGGCAGATATTTGCTGACCTCTGATCCCTCTAGTGAAACCACTGTGGTCTCTGATTTTTCAG CTGTGCAGATAGAATGCCAGAACAGAGAAGAGGAAGTTGAAGATTTGGATCAAGTTTTATGCACCTTGTGCGAAAGATTCACTACCGAGGCACTTGATTACCTTGCTGATAACACAACCCAGACAGACATCATTGATTTGCTTCACAATACCTGCTCCCAAATGTGGAACATGAAGCAGAAG TGCATGGCTATGGTGGACTATTATGCTCCTCTCTTCTTTTCAGAGGTTTCCATGATAAAACCTGGTAATTTCTGCCAAGATGTCAATCTCTGCACGACTACATTCACTTCTCCACCACTCTTCCAAGGCAGCTGTGAGTTTTGCCGTCATGCTGTTGCAGAAGTTGTGGTTAAGTTGAAAGATCCGGACAGGCAG GTGCTTATAATGGAGTTGCTTCTGAAAGGCTGCGATGCTGTTGTTGAGGGCTATGTGAACAAG TGTAAGAATATGGTTTCGGAGTATGCGCCTCTGGTCCTCACAAATGCGGAGCTCTACTTAGAAACAACAGATATATGCAACACACTCCATGCCTGTCATGTGCCCACCATCAGTACCCACCAAGATTGA
- the LOC100255017 gene encoding uncharacterized protein LOC100255017 isoform X3, which produces MDVRVGLLFLFVLLGICWACDGRYLLTSDPSSETTVVSDFSVPAVQIECQNREEEVEDLDQVLCTLCERFTTEALDYLADNTTQTDIIDLLHNTCSQMWNMKQKCMAMVDYYAPLFFSEVSMIKPGNFCQDVNLCTTTFTSPPLFQGSCEFCRHAVAEVVVKLKDPDRQVLIMELLLKGCDAVVEGYVNKCKNMVSEYAPLVLTNAELYLETTDICNTLHACHVPTISTHQD; this is translated from the exons ATGGACGTGAGAGTTGGgctcttatttctttttgtattgCTGGGCATTTGCTGGGCCTGTGATGGCAGATATTTGCTGACCTCTGATCCCTCTAGTGAAACCACTGTGGTCTCTGATTTTTCAG TTCCAGCTGTGCAGATAGAATGCCAGAACAGAGAAGAGGAAGTTGAAGATTTGGATCAAGTTTTATGCACCTTGTGCGAAAGATTCACTACCGAGGCACTTGATTACCTTGCTGATAACACAACCCAGACAGACATCATTGATTTGCTTCACAATACCTGCTCCCAAATGTGGAACATGAAGCAGAAG TGCATGGCTATGGTGGACTATTATGCTCCTCTCTTCTTTTCAGAGGTTTCCATGATAAAACCTGGTAATTTCTGCCAAGATGTCAATCTCTGCACGACTACATTCACTTCTCCACCACTCTTCCAAGGCAGCTGTGAGTTTTGCCGTCATGCTGTTGCAGAAGTTGTGGTTAAGTTGAAAGATCCGGACAGGCAG GTGCTTATAATGGAGTTGCTTCTGAAAGGCTGCGATGCTGTTGTTGAGGGCTATGTGAACAAG TGTAAGAATATGGTTTCGGAGTATGCGCCTCTGGTCCTCACAAATGCGGAGCTCTACTTAGAAACAACAGATATATGCAACACACTCCATGCCTGTCATGTGCCCACCATCAGTACCCACCAAGATTGA
- the CIPK07 gene encoding CBL-interacting protein kinase 07 translates to MENNGSILMQRYELGKLLGQGTFAKVHHARNLKTGTSVAIKIIDKEKILKVGMVDQIKREISVMRLVRHPNVVELYEVMASKTKIYFVMEYAKGGELFNKVAKGKLKEDVARKYFQQLISAVDFCHSRGVYHRDLKPENLLLDENGNLKVSDFGLSALAESKHQDGLLHTTCGTPAYVAPEVINRKGYDGAKADIWSCGVVLFVLLAGYLPFHDSNLMELYRKIGKAEYRFPNWFPSEVRRLLSKILDPNPKTRISITKIMENSWFQKGLDPVLRITETGEKEPADLEVEAVFGSNESASTTAEAKQELATLSNLNAFDIISFSAGFDLSGLFEENKQKKEVRFTSRQPASAIISKLEDIAKRLMLKVKKKDGGLLKMEGSKEGRKGVLSIDAEIFEVTPSFHLVEVKKSSGDTLEYQKIVKQEIRPALKDIVWAWQGEQQQQQQQPEEPMPLLQPISPPAS, encoded by the coding sequence ATGGAAAATAATGGGAGTATCCTGATGCAACGGTATGAATTAGGGAAATTATTAGGTCAAGGCACCTTTGCCAAGGTCCATCATGCCAGGAACCTTAAAACTGGCACCAGTGTTGCCATTAAGATAATTGATAAAGAGAAGATTTTGAAGGTTGGGATGGTGGATCAGATTAAGCGAGAGATTTCTGTAATGAGACTGGTTAGACACCCAAATGTGGTAGAGCTTTATGAGGTTATGGCCAGCAAAACGAAGATTTACTTTGTCATGGAATATGCTAAAGGAGGGGAGCTCTTCAACAAGGTAGCCAAAGGAAAGCTCAAGGAGGATGTTGCAAGGAAATATTTTCAACAGCTGATCAGTGCGGTTGATTTCTGTCACAGTAGAGGTGTTTATCATCGGGATTTAAAGCCAGAAAACCTTCTACTGGATGAGAATGGAAATCTAAAAGTTTCAGACTTTGGACTGAGTGCCCTTGCTGAATCTAAGCACCAAGATGGGTTGCTTCACACAACCTGTGGAACCCCCGCCTATGTTGCTCCAGAGGTGATCAATAGGAAAGGCTATGATGGAGCCAAAGCTGATATATGGTCATGTGGGGTGGTCTTATTCGTTTTGTTGGCTGGCTATCTCCCATTTCATGATTCAAATCTGATGGAGTTGTATAGGAAGATTGGTAAGGCAGAATATAGATTCCCTAACTGGTTCCCTTCGGAAGTACGAAGGTTGCTGTCAAAGATCTTGGATCCAAACCCAAAGACTAGGATTTCCATtaccaaaataatggaaaattcTTGGTTCCAAAAGGGTCTTGATCCTGTCCTGAGGATCACTGAAACAGGAGAGAAAGAGCCAGCTGATCTCGAGGTTGAGGCTGTATTTGGTTCTAATGAGAGTGCCAGCACCACTGCTGAGGCAAAGCAAGAATTGGCGACGCTTAGTAACTTGAATGCGTTTGATATCATTTCCTTTTCAGCAGGGTTTGACTTGTCTGGTTTGTTCGAGGAAAATAAGCAAAAGAAAGAAGTGCGATTTACATCTAGGCAGCCAGCCTCAGCCATCATCTCTAAACTGGAGGACATTGCTAAGCGTTTGATGCTGAAGGTGAAGAAGAAGGATGGTGGGTTGTTGAAAATGGAAGGTTCAAAGGAAGGCAGGAAAGGCGTCTTGTCCATTGATGCAGAGATCTTTGAGGTGACTCCATCTTTTCATTTGGTGGAGGTGAAGAAGTCCAGTGGGGACACGTTGGAGTACCAGAAAATAGTGAAACAGGAGATAAGACCAGCTCTCAAGGACATTGTGTGGGCATGGCAAGGtgagcagcagcagcagcaacaacaacCAGAAGAGCCAATGCCCCTATTGCAGCCCATCTCACCTCCAGCTTCATAA
- the LOC100255017 gene encoding uncharacterized protein LOC100255017 isoform X1, which translates to MVVSPGNMDVRVGLLFLFVLLGICWACDGRYLLTSDPSSETTVVSDFSVPAVQIECQNREEEVEDLDQVLCTLCERFTTEALDYLADNTTQTDIIDLLHNTCSQMWNMKQKCMAMVDYYAPLFFSEVSMIKPGNFCQDVNLCTTTFTSPPLFQGSCEFCRHAVAEVVVKLKDPDRQVLIMELLLKGCDAVVEGYVNKCKNMVSEYAPLVLTNAELYLETTDICNTLHACHVPTISTHQD; encoded by the exons ATGGTTGTCTCTCCAGGTAACATGGACGTGAGAGTTGGgctcttatttctttttgtattgCTGGGCATTTGCTGGGCCTGTGATGGCAGATATTTGCTGACCTCTGATCCCTCTAGTGAAACCACTGTGGTCTCTGATTTTTCAG TTCCAGCTGTGCAGATAGAATGCCAGAACAGAGAAGAGGAAGTTGAAGATTTGGATCAAGTTTTATGCACCTTGTGCGAAAGATTCACTACCGAGGCACTTGATTACCTTGCTGATAACACAACCCAGACAGACATCATTGATTTGCTTCACAATACCTGCTCCCAAATGTGGAACATGAAGCAGAAG TGCATGGCTATGGTGGACTATTATGCTCCTCTCTTCTTTTCAGAGGTTTCCATGATAAAACCTGGTAATTTCTGCCAAGATGTCAATCTCTGCACGACTACATTCACTTCTCCACCACTCTTCCAAGGCAGCTGTGAGTTTTGCCGTCATGCTGTTGCAGAAGTTGTGGTTAAGTTGAAAGATCCGGACAGGCAG GTGCTTATAATGGAGTTGCTTCTGAAAGGCTGCGATGCTGTTGTTGAGGGCTATGTGAACAAG TGTAAGAATATGGTTTCGGAGTATGCGCCTCTGGTCCTCACAAATGCGGAGCTCTACTTAGAAACAACAGATATATGCAACACACTCCATGCCTGTCATGTGCCCACCATCAGTACCCACCAAGATTGA